From a single Lewinella sp. LCG006 genomic region:
- a CDS encoding DNA-3-methyladenine glycosylase has product MNKHILPYLKSKDKVLENVIETIPAPEIISTKNVFHDLMSCILEQQIHYRSTKKTFQRMLVAAEMNSLTPTNFEHFEALGLKDKKLSTQKYETLEQVVDYFENNTIHWEQLSDEEVRAILVNIKGISNWTADMILMYTLERDKVLPLDDYHLKQLMGRLYQVEGKKAMRAVGEHWAPYQSWAVKYLFGWKEFHKKQ; this is encoded by the coding sequence GTGAACAAGCATATCCTCCCCTATTTAAAAAGTAAAGATAAGGTACTTGAAAACGTGATCGAAACGATTCCCGCGCCGGAAATCATCAGTACCAAAAATGTATTCCACGATTTGATGAGCTGTATTCTGGAGCAACAAATTCATTACCGGAGTACAAAGAAGACTTTTCAGCGCATGCTGGTAGCTGCCGAGATGAACTCGTTGACGCCCACTAATTTTGAGCATTTTGAAGCGCTGGGGCTAAAAGATAAAAAACTGTCCACGCAGAAATACGAAACCCTGGAGCAGGTAGTTGATTATTTTGAAAACAATACGATCCACTGGGAGCAGCTCTCTGATGAGGAAGTAAGGGCGATATTGGTCAATATAAAAGGCATCAGTAATTGGACTGCTGATATGATCCTGATGTATACCCTGGAACGAGATAAGGTCCTACCTCTCGATGATTACCATCTTAAACAATTGATGGGTAGGCTTTACCAGGTAGAGGGTAAAAAAGCAATGCGGGCTGTGGGTGAGCACTGGGCACCTTATCAGTCTTGGGCCGTAAAATATCTTTTTGGCTGGAAGGAATTTCATAAGAAGCAGTAG
- a CDS encoding BatD family protein, which produces MDNYQEENKCSLLDSKSKWTSDFLSITRDPISGFAKHIFRLFGLLLLFLANNKVAIAQTGDVTFTAYADAREVLLNSYFELTYTLKNAEGLNFTPPNFRDFTVLSGPNQGFKTTIVNGRMSQESTIGYRLQPKKTGTLTIGPGKISVKNTVLESNPIQVKVVKGQDRADDGTAEVFLTARLEQQEAFLGQQLVLDYVLSTRIDPQGLSAVSESDYEGFYAREIHQYDTRGMRELVNGVQYNSRILKRVVLYPQQTGTLTIDPLSIIVGVPIPGQRSQGFFSRPELRRLSVASEPITLQVKPLPSPRPENFSDITGNFELRAGLTRVQITTDDAVSIQLVIEGTGDLKRVQAPDLNLPAEFEVYDPKVLEEEYIDLPSQIKGRKIFEYLLVPKTPGDYTFQPKVVVFNPDSLAYQTLTVAPMNLQVKTGSGEKKSGLVAEAEHNQGLYPPKATIQLLPKATTFFDTPLFWMLFMLPILACGGLLAYQRIQAGKPIIDPILRKQQLARAQALKRLATAEQHRLQGDARAFYTEVERSLLGYVGDKLQIPRADMTKANVQAKLEELGATTDQRTSFQGLITNCEMALYAGKDNASAMEETYGKAVSLLSEMEEVLTTGV; this is translated from the coding sequence ATGGATAACTATCAGGAAGAAAACAAGTGTAGCTTGCTAGATTCGAAGTCAAAATGGACTTCCGACTTCCTCTCCATAACTCGGGATCCTATTTCCGGCTTTGCCAAGCATATCTTTCGCTTATTCGGCTTGCTCCTGCTTTTTTTGGCTAACAACAAGGTGGCGATTGCCCAAACCGGTGACGTCACGTTTACAGCTTATGCCGATGCCCGGGAGGTGTTGCTCAACAGTTATTTCGAACTGACCTACACCCTGAAAAATGCTGAAGGGTTGAACTTCACGCCGCCCAATTTCCGAGATTTCACCGTTTTATCCGGGCCTAATCAGGGGTTCAAAACCACCATTGTCAATGGCCGAATGTCGCAGGAAAGCACCATTGGCTACCGTTTGCAACCCAAAAAAACAGGAACGCTAACCATTGGCCCTGGAAAGATCAGCGTCAAAAATACCGTCTTGGAATCCAACCCGATCCAAGTGAAAGTCGTAAAAGGGCAAGACAGGGCCGATGATGGGACCGCAGAAGTTTTTCTCACCGCCCGACTTGAGCAACAGGAAGCATTTCTGGGGCAGCAACTTGTGCTTGATTATGTTCTATCAACCCGCATTGATCCACAGGGCTTGAGCGCCGTCAGTGAATCAGATTATGAAGGTTTCTATGCCCGTGAGATTCACCAATATGATACGCGCGGGATGCGCGAATTGGTCAATGGAGTACAATACAATTCGCGCATTCTCAAGCGGGTTGTACTTTATCCTCAGCAAACGGGCACCCTCACCATCGATCCACTATCGATCATTGTAGGTGTTCCCATTCCTGGCCAGCGGAGCCAAGGCTTCTTTTCTCGGCCAGAGTTACGTCGTTTGTCGGTGGCTTCTGAGCCAATTACTCTACAGGTAAAGCCGCTGCCCAGCCCTCGCCCCGAAAATTTTAGTGACATCACAGGAAATTTCGAGCTCCGCGCGGGCCTGACCAGGGTACAAATTACGACCGACGATGCGGTGAGTATCCAACTCGTTATTGAAGGCACTGGTGACTTAAAAAGGGTACAAGCTCCTGATCTGAACTTGCCCGCCGAATTTGAGGTATACGACCCCAAAGTATTGGAAGAAGAATACATCGATCTACCCAGCCAGATCAAAGGCCGAAAAATTTTCGAATACCTGCTGGTGCCAAAAACGCCTGGCGACTACACCTTCCAACCCAAGGTGGTCGTCTTCAACCCCGATAGTCTGGCCTACCAAACACTCACCGTCGCGCCTATGAATTTGCAGGTTAAAACTGGTAGTGGAGAAAAAAAATCGGGATTGGTAGCCGAAGCAGAACACAACCAGGGGCTTTATCCACCCAAAGCGACTATTCAGCTCTTGCCCAAAGCAACCACTTTCTTTGATACGCCTTTGTTTTGGATGTTATTTATGCTGCCTATTCTCGCTTGTGGTGGATTACTGGCCTACCAACGCATCCAGGCAGGGAAACCCATCATTGACCCTATTTTGCGTAAGCAGCAGCTAGCCCGAGCGCAGGCCCTCAAAAGATTAGCGACCGCCGAACAGCACCGCCTGCAAGGTGATGCCAGGGCTTTTTATACGGAAGTTGAACGATCTCTTTTAGGTTACGTGGGAGACAAACTCCAAATTCCACGCGCCGATATGACCAAAGCCAACGTACAAGCTAAGTTGGAAGAACTGGGGGCTACTACCGATCAACGGACGTCTTTCCAAGGCCTCATCACCAATTGTGAGATGGCACTCTATGCAGGAAAAGACAACGCTAGTGCAATGGAAGAAACTTATGGCAAAGCCGTGAGCTTGTTGTCGGAGATGGAGGAGGTATTGACTACTGGTGTTTAA
- a CDS encoding BatD family protein produces MRNYLLLPLLFALGSVFTQEAAFTVNVNNDSILLGNRFSVTFSLQNGQGEDFFFPEFNGFVKVGGPNMSSQMNIINGAVKQSVQYTYFLEAHEVGDYYIEPASVKVGDSYLETPPLLVRVFPNPEGIIQSPPTPARSYSPFGGSFFDQDLDSPGSIFNQDLLGDDFFQQFFQQSPFGQMVPPADSLQQNQPKKRKTTRI; encoded by the coding sequence ATGCGCAATTATCTTTTGCTACCATTGCTATTTGCCCTGGGTTCCGTCTTTACCCAGGAAGCCGCCTTCACGGTCAACGTGAACAATGACTCCATTTTACTGGGCAATCGATTTTCAGTGACCTTTTCTTTACAAAACGGCCAGGGTGAAGATTTCTTTTTCCCGGAATTCAACGGCTTCGTAAAGGTAGGAGGCCCTAATATGAGTTCACAAATGAATATCATCAACGGGGCGGTGAAACAAAGTGTGCAGTACACTTATTTTCTTGAAGCCCATGAGGTTGGTGACTATTACATTGAACCCGCCAGCGTAAAGGTAGGAGACAGTTACCTGGAGACCCCCCCACTTTTGGTCAGGGTTTTCCCCAACCCTGAGGGAATCATCCAATCTCCGCCAACGCCTGCTCGATCCTATTCCCCCTTTGGTGGCTCCTTTTTTGATCAAGACTTGGATAGTCCCGGCAGTATCTTTAACCAGGATCTACTAGGAGACGATTTTTTCCAACAGTTTTTCCAACAATCTCCTTTTGGGCAAATGGTCCCGCCCGCAGATAGCTTGCAACAGAATCAACCCAAGAAACGTAAAACGACGCGGATATAA
- a CDS encoding tetratricopeptide repeat protein, with translation MKLKWLFFLMITFGTMSLHAQDGHRKLREGDRAYQDGTYDKAAESYRAAISEKNSAQGNYNLGNAAYQQGDYEEAARRFEEAARLAANANEQAYAYHNLGNTYYQQGEFDKAAEAYKNALRRQPNDLETKFNLAKAMQQQQLQEQQQQQQQEESDPSDENEDQQQQDQQQQEGEDQQQQQQQNQDQEQNQQQQNQQEQEQQENQEQQSTEPQEAKPMTREEAERQLQFAEEDEKKTMEKMQRVQGRSCNSDKKW, from the coding sequence ATGAAATTAAAATGGTTGTTCTTTTTGATGATCACTTTCGGAACCATGAGTTTACACGCTCAGGATGGGCACCGAAAACTAAGGGAAGGCGACCGCGCCTACCAAGACGGCACCTACGACAAAGCTGCCGAAAGCTACCGCGCAGCAATTTCCGAGAAGAACAGTGCGCAGGGAAATTACAACCTGGGCAATGCAGCCTACCAGCAAGGCGACTACGAAGAGGCAGCGCGCCGATTTGAAGAAGCGGCACGCCTGGCCGCCAATGCCAATGAACAAGCTTACGCTTACCACAACCTGGGCAATACCTACTATCAACAAGGGGAATTTGACAAAGCCGCCGAAGCCTACAAAAATGCACTGCGCCGCCAACCCAACGACCTGGAAACAAAATTTAATCTAGCTAAAGCCATGCAGCAACAACAGCTGCAAGAACAGCAGCAGCAACAGCAGCAAGAAGAATCCGACCCCAGCGACGAAAACGAAGACCAACAACAGCAAGATCAGCAACAACAGGAAGGAGAAGATCAACAACAGCAGCAACAACAAAATCAAGACCAAGAGCAAAACCAGCAGCAACAAAATCAACAGGAGCAAGAGCAACAAGAAAACCAGGAGCAGCAATCGACTGAACCTCAAGAAGCAAAACCCATGACCCGCGAAGAAGCGGAAAGGCAATTACAATTTGCGGAAGAAGATGAAAAGAAAACCATGGAAAAAATGCAACGCGTTCAGGGGCGATCCTGCAACTCGGATAAGAAATGGTAA
- a CDS encoding VWA domain-containing protein: MFKFEHSYYLWALGLLPVLVGFFFLAWRLRKQALERFGGQEVVSRLAPGLSRYKHLVKFGLLVTAFFFLIIGLANPQWGGKRQPVQRKGIDLFIALDISQSMLTEDVSPSRIERAKRFGQQLVDKLASNNIGVILFACNAFPVAPLTSDYYFAKLALTTASPDQAGEQGTAISAAIDLAERSFDPENERHKAIIIITDGEDHDGRGVERAQAVYETGTLVYTVGVGSTEGGFIPVDIRGRAEYLRDDTGNPVRSRLDPATLEEVARAGGGAYFNLEKNAEGLADILQERIDTIEKREYEQRVFTDYESYFQIFIGIAFLFLLIEFLLSYRTSSLRKSNRLKKTAEL; this comes from the coding sequence ATGTTTAAATTCGAACATAGCTATTATTTGTGGGCTTTGGGTTTGCTGCCAGTGCTGGTAGGTTTCTTCTTTTTGGCCTGGCGTTTGCGCAAGCAAGCACTCGAGCGTTTTGGTGGGCAAGAAGTTGTTAGTCGACTGGCCCCGGGCCTTAGCCGCTATAAGCATTTGGTAAAATTTGGCTTGTTGGTGACCGCCTTTTTCTTTCTGATCATTGGCCTGGCCAATCCGCAATGGGGAGGAAAACGGCAGCCCGTCCAGCGCAAAGGAATTGATTTATTCATCGCTTTGGACATTTCTCAAAGTATGCTCACCGAAGATGTGTCGCCCAGCCGTATCGAGCGCGCTAAACGTTTTGGTCAGCAATTGGTGGATAAATTAGCGAGCAACAATATCGGTGTCATTCTTTTTGCCTGCAATGCCTTCCCCGTGGCACCCCTTACCAGTGATTATTACTTTGCGAAACTGGCTTTGACAACGGCTTCTCCCGATCAGGCCGGAGAACAAGGTACGGCTATCAGCGCTGCTATCGATCTGGCGGAACGCTCCTTTGATCCGGAAAACGAACGCCACAAAGCCATCATTATCATCACTGATGGTGAAGACCACGACGGACGCGGAGTAGAACGCGCCCAAGCCGTTTACGAAACAGGGACCCTCGTCTATACCGTTGGCGTGGGAAGTACAGAGGGTGGTTTTATTCCGGTAGATATCCGTGGCAGAGCGGAATATCTTCGCGATGATACCGGCAATCCGGTTCGTTCTCGGCTAGATCCCGCCACCTTGGAAGAAGTGGCCCGCGCAGGTGGCGGTGCTTACTTCAATTTGGAAAAAAATGCGGAAGGGCTGGCTGATATTCTTCAAGAACGTATTGATACCATCGAGAAAAGAGAATACGAACAGCGGGTGTTTACCGATTACGAAAGTTATTTTCAAATATTCATTGGGATAGCCTTCTTGTTCCTACTCATTGAGTTTCTATTGTCTTACCGAACCAGCAGCCTGAGAAAATCAAACCGCTTGAAAAAAACAGCTGAGTTATGA
- a CDS encoding VWA domain-containing protein translates to MINAWQNITFAQPWAFLLLLLIPAVVWWRKRQRQKRYPQLRMPTLAAVEHLTSWRTRLRALLPWLRGIALVSLVVALARPQLTLQEEKITAEGIDIVLAMDLSSSMLAQDFKPNRLEASKQVAIDFVEKRPFDRISIVAFAGEAFTQCPLTTDHDIVRTFIGALACGALEDGTAIGQGLATAINRVKESKTASKIIILLTDGVNNAGYLPPDMAADIAKEFGIRVYTIGVGSEGEAVTPVSKDRFGRYRYDIARVEIDEALLQQIAQKTDGRYFRATNQTELQEIYDLIDQMEKTEIETTVIKRYQEQFRWFALFAAFCLLLEMIMRYTVLRSIP, encoded by the coding sequence ATGATAAACGCCTGGCAAAATATAACTTTTGCCCAGCCTTGGGCATTTTTATTGCTACTCCTTATTCCGGCAGTGGTATGGTGGCGTAAACGCCAGCGCCAAAAGAGGTATCCACAGTTGAGAATGCCAACGCTGGCGGCGGTGGAGCACCTCACCTCCTGGCGTACGCGCTTGCGTGCTTTACTGCCTTGGTTGCGGGGTATCGCATTGGTGTCTCTGGTGGTTGCACTCGCCCGTCCGCAGCTTACCCTGCAGGAGGAAAAAATCACGGCTGAAGGTATTGACATTGTACTGGCGATGGACTTGTCGAGTAGTATGCTCGCCCAGGATTTCAAGCCCAATCGTCTGGAAGCAAGCAAGCAGGTAGCCATCGATTTTGTAGAGAAGCGCCCCTTCGACCGTATCAGTATCGTTGCTTTCGCGGGGGAGGCTTTCACGCAATGTCCACTGACAACGGACCATGATATTGTCCGCACCTTCATTGGAGCACTTGCTTGTGGAGCACTAGAAGATGGTACCGCCATCGGGCAGGGCTTAGCCACGGCCATCAATCGAGTCAAAGAAAGTAAAACGGCTAGTAAAATAATTATTCTCCTCACTGACGGGGTCAACAATGCGGGCTATCTCCCTCCAGATATGGCGGCTGATATTGCCAAAGAATTTGGGATCAGGGTGTATACCATCGGTGTGGGTTCCGAGGGCGAAGCCGTTACTCCCGTAAGTAAAGACCGCTTTGGTCGTTACCGTTATGATATTGCTCGGGTGGAAATCGACGAGGCCTTGTTACAGCAGATTGCCCAAAAAACCGACGGGCGCTACTTCCGGGCGACCAACCAAACGGAGCTTCAGGAAATCTATGACTTGATTGATCAGATGGAAAAAACGGAAATAGAAACAACGGTCATCAAGCGTTATCAAGAGCAATTCCGGTGGTTTGCCCTGTTTGCTGCCTTTTGCCTTTTATTGGAAATGATCATGCGATATACCGTGCTGCGGTCGATTCCTTAG
- a CDS encoding DUF58 domain-containing protein, translated as METSELLKKVRKIEIKCKGLSRHLFSGEYHSAFKGRGMSFSEVRNYQYGDDVRNIDWNVTARTGEPYIKVFEEERELTVMLLIDISRSSYFGTTPQMKNEYITEICAVLAFSAINNNDKVGVIFFSDRIEKFVPPKKGKKHILRIIRELLDIEPEGKGTDIGMALQYYNNVVKKRSICFVLSDFMTQNYEASLRIVARRHDLVGVHLYDPREKELPNVGLIRAEDAETGMLRWIDTADKQVQKNYREWFDNNYNYFRNQFLRSGADTISIETTDSYITALHQFFQRRS; from the coding sequence ATGGAAACGAGTGAATTACTCAAGAAGGTTCGTAAAATAGAGATCAAGTGCAAAGGCTTGAGCAGGCATCTATTTTCGGGAGAGTATCACAGTGCTTTCAAGGGTAGGGGTATGTCATTCAGTGAAGTGAGAAACTACCAGTATGGAGACGATGTGCGTAATATAGACTGGAACGTAACCGCCCGTACCGGTGAACCTTACATCAAGGTATTTGAAGAGGAGCGCGAACTCACCGTCATGCTGCTGATCGACATCAGTCGTTCTTCTTATTTTGGCACTACCCCGCAGATGAAAAACGAGTACATCACCGAAATTTGTGCGGTGCTTGCTTTTTCAGCCATCAACAACAACGACAAGGTCGGCGTGATCTTTTTTTCGGACCGGATAGAGAAATTTGTGCCGCCTAAAAAAGGTAAAAAACACATCCTGCGCATTATCCGTGAGCTACTTGATATTGAGCCCGAAGGCAAAGGCACCGACATTGGTATGGCATTGCAGTACTACAACAATGTGGTCAAAAAGCGGAGTATCTGCTTTGTTCTTTCCGACTTCATGACGCAAAATTACGAAGCCTCGTTGCGGATTGTAGCCCGCCGCCACGATCTGGTAGGGGTGCACCTGTACGACCCGCGCGAGAAGGAGTTGCCCAATGTGGGGCTCATCCGCGCCGAGGATGCTGAGACAGGTATGCTGCGCTGGATAGACACCGCTGATAAGCAGGTACAAAAGAATTATCGGGAATGGTTTGATAACAATTACAATTACTTCCGCAACCAATTCCTCCGTAGTGGTGCTGATACCATCAGTATCGAAACGACCGACTCTTACATAACAGCCCTCCACCAATTTTTTCAAAGACGATCATAA
- a CDS encoding AAA family ATPase produces the protein MQSVDIEALNQQIYADSAIIERIQTETSKVIVGQDHMINRLLLGLLTRGHVLLEGLPGLAKTLAIKTLSQVLQGQFSRIQFTPDLLPADIVGTMIYNPSKNDFSVRKGPVFANFVLADEINRAPAKVQSALLEAMQERQVTIGNETFKLEEPFLVLATQNPIEQEGTYPLPEAQVDRFMLKVKISYPNKEDEREIMRRNLYDLDFGKVNPVTTTAEILKARESVRKVYMDEKIERYIIDIVFATRNPENYGMASLKPLLSFGGSPRASINLALAAKAYAFLQRRGFVIPEDVRAVCEDVLRHRIGLTYEAEAENISQEDIIHKILNAVEVP, from the coding sequence ATGCAATCGGTAGACATCGAAGCGCTTAACCAACAGATTTACGCCGACAGTGCGATCATCGAAAGAATCCAAACGGAAACCAGTAAAGTCATCGTAGGGCAGGATCACATGATCAACCGCCTGCTGCTTGGCTTGCTTACTCGCGGACACGTACTACTTGAGGGTTTGCCTGGCTTGGCCAAGACACTTGCGATCAAAACATTATCACAGGTACTTCAGGGGCAATTTAGCCGTATCCAGTTTACACCGGATTTGCTTCCCGCAGATATTGTGGGTACCATGATCTACAATCCTAGCAAAAACGACTTCTCGGTGAGAAAAGGCCCCGTCTTTGCCAACTTCGTCCTCGCGGATGAGATCAACAGGGCACCCGCCAAAGTACAGAGTGCACTGCTGGAAGCCATGCAGGAGCGCCAGGTCACCATCGGCAACGAGACGTTCAAATTGGAAGAGCCCTTCCTCGTATTGGCTACCCAAAACCCCATAGAGCAAGAGGGTACCTACCCGCTGCCAGAAGCACAGGTGGATCGCTTTATGCTGAAGGTGAAAATTTCTTATCCCAACAAAGAAGACGAACGCGAGATCATGCGCCGCAACTTGTACGATCTTGATTTCGGAAAAGTCAATCCTGTCACCACTACGGCGGAGATTCTCAAAGCACGTGAGTCTGTCCGGAAGGTTTATATGGACGAAAAGATCGAACGCTACATCATCGATATCGTTTTTGCTACCCGCAACCCCGAGAACTACGGTATGGCTTCCTTGAAGCCTCTACTTAGTTTTGGTGGTTCGCCGCGGGCGTCGATCAACCTGGCCCTGGCAGCCAAAGCTTACGCCTTTTTACAACGCCGTGGCTTTGTAATTCCGGAGGATGTGCGGGCCGTTTGTGAGGATGTATTGCGTCACCGTATCGGGCTTACTTATGAAGCGGAAGCGGAGAATATCAGCCAGGAGGATATTATTCATAAGATTTTGAACGCGGTGGAAGTGCCTTAA
- a CDS encoding type IV toxin-antitoxin system AbiEi family antitoxin domain-containing protein encodes MNVSLIQNWFKENHGVMTSKELIELGVTYYSIRHLLAEGIISKIKRGVYLLNDTSEDENGLIVKLLPKGVYCLQSAASIYNYTTSVPLRYHIAVHNKANHNLPDHPPIKLYYWKDSQYELGIEEKEINGVNIKIYDREKTVCDYFKFRNKLEFTSVKEVLNSYLRDTNRDIVRLKKYSRVLKIDKVLDHYLEVLI; translated from the coding sequence GTGAATGTCTCTTTGATTCAAAACTGGTTTAAAGAAAATCACGGAGTGATGACTTCGAAGGAACTGATAGAGTTAGGAGTTACCTATTATTCTATTAGGCATTTATTAGCGGAAGGAATAATAAGTAAGATTAAAAGAGGAGTCTATTTACTTAATGATACAAGTGAGGATGAAAATGGACTTATTGTAAAGCTACTTCCTAAAGGAGTATACTGTTTGCAGTCAGCGGCCTCCATTTATAATTATACTACAAGTGTTCCATTGAGGTATCATATAGCTGTACATAATAAAGCTAATCATAATTTACCTGATCATCCACCCATAAAATTATACTATTGGAAAGACTCCCAGTATGAATTGGGTATAGAAGAAAAAGAAATTAATGGAGTCAATATAAAAATATATGATCGAGAAAAAACGGTGTGTGATTATTTCAAATTCAGGAATAAATTAGAGTTTACCTCGGTGAAAGAAGTGTTGAATTCTTATCTAAGAGACACTAATCGAGATATAGTACGATTAAAGAAATATTCCAGGGTACTAAAGATTGACAAAGTATTAGATCACTATTTAGAAGTACTGATATGA
- a CDS encoding nucleotidyl transferase AbiEii/AbiGii toxin family protein: protein MNIESIVSKLKKYSKEHKKIHQYTIIRFFQERFLYRLSQSRYKDFFLLKGGALVYVFGAEESRYTKDIDLLLTKLESEHENLLKIFKEISQIQSDDGIIFDTDQIIIETIQKEGQYTGTRIRLGGKLGNIKQQLQIDIGVGDYVTPGPQEIVYPTLISGFEEPILNAYSKETLIAEKFEAMISLGEYNSRMKDFYDVYQFVETSDLSILFDAIKNTFIRRKATVVVEHPVFMKEFYENDKRKNQWSIFIKKNELNNIDFDQVLEKMTIFLKPIYDKLYLEIGKK, encoded by the coding sequence ATGAATATAGAGTCTATCGTATCGAAGCTCAAAAAATATTCTAAAGAGCATAAAAAGATACATCAATACACGATAATTAGATTTTTTCAAGAACGATTTTTATACCGTTTATCTCAATCCAGATATAAGGATTTCTTTTTACTGAAAGGAGGAGCATTAGTATATGTGTTTGGAGCAGAGGAAAGCCGATATACCAAAGATATTGATCTTTTATTAACGAAATTAGAGTCGGAACACGAAAATTTACTGAAAATATTTAAAGAGATAAGTCAAATTCAGTCAGATGATGGAATTATCTTTGATACTGACCAAATTATTATTGAGACGATCCAAAAAGAAGGTCAATATACAGGTACAAGAATTAGACTTGGTGGTAAATTAGGAAATATCAAACAACAACTTCAAATTGATATAGGAGTAGGAGATTATGTCACACCTGGGCCACAAGAGATAGTATATCCAACATTAATATCAGGGTTTGAAGAACCCATATTAAATGCTTATTCGAAGGAGACATTAATCGCTGAAAAATTTGAAGCCATGATATCATTGGGAGAATACAACTCCCGAATGAAAGACTTTTATGATGTTTATCAATTTGTAGAGACAAGCGATTTATCAATTTTGTTTGACGCAATAAAAAATACGTTTATTAGACGAAAAGCTACTGTGGTAGTAGAGCATCCTGTATTTATGAAAGAATTCTATGAAAATGATAAACGGAAGAATCAATGGAGCATTTTTATTAAAAAGAATGAGCTAAACAACATTGATTTCGATCAGGTACTTGAAAAAATGACTATTTTTCTAAAGCCGATCTATGATAAATTATATTTGGAGATTGGAAAAAAATAA